Genomic segment of Cytobacillus suaedae:
TGGACGGTCACTAGTCTTAATACGTTTTTCTCCAGTATCCCGACTTTGATTGCGGCAATAATATTAGTAAATCTGCCCTTTTTAATCTTTTCAGAAAATCGGTACATTTGGTGTGTATTCATACTTGCCTTTATCGAAGTCGGAAGAGTCAGCCATCTTTTTCAACAGCAAGCGTACGATCTATCAGAGAAAGAATTTATTAGAGTTGCCAGACTGCAAGGAAACAGTCATACCGGAATCATTTTCCGACACTATCTTCCATACTTATTCCCAGCCATGATCACCAATTTCTTTTCAGATCTTGGCCGTGTGACGATTCTTATAGGGCAGCTTGGATTATTCAATATATTTGTAACCCATCAACTCCTTGATGTGGGTCATGGTTATTTCGAGCTGCAGAACTCTAGCTATAACTGGGCAACTCTGTTATCAACAACACGATCGAGCCTAATAAGTGCCCCATGGATACCATTGTTCCCAGCACTCGCACTCTGTTATGTCATGTTTACATTTAACATTATCGGAGAAGGATTACGACGCAAATTTACAAAGAGTGCGGAGTATTTGTAAAATAAATAAGCGAACAGTATCTTTAATACTGTTCGCTTTGCTCTTTATTTAAAGAATGTAGCTAAGATCTGATCGACAGACATCCCACTATTTACTTCATAAGTACCTGGACGAAGCTTATTAGCTAGACCTCTATCTTCCACAATTTTAGTGAAATTAAAGGCATTTTCAATATAACCCGCTTGTTGAAGGGCTTTACCTACATCAATACTTGTCATACCTTCTGCAACAGTGACTGTTGTTTTGGTAACTTCGGATTCTTTCTTTTTAGTATCCTCTTTAGTCGAATTCTCTTTTTGTGCCGTTTCACCAGATTTCTCTTTTGTAGACTCTTCTCCTTCTACTTCCTTAGGACCTGTGATTTGTTGCCACTCTTCATCCGACAAAATAACATACCCTTTGGTTGTTAGTTGCTCTTTCATTTCGTCTTCAGTTACAGCAATGGTTGTTTCAATTACACTTGTTTCAGTGTTAGGCTCAGCATAATATACCGCACCACATACACCTGTTGAAACAATCAGTCCTGCTGCAAAGCTTATTATCAATTTAGGATTCATTCGCTACATTTCTCCTTCCATCAACGGATACATATGGAGAAAGTAGATGTTGAATTTCAATGATAGATAAATCTTTTTGTGCGGAAATTCCTTCAAGTGAATATCCACGTTTATGCATATCTAGCACTTCTCTTAACAGTACACGTTTGCTTGAAGAATCTGTTTGAATACCAACCTCTTTTGCAAAAATTTCAGCATCAAGCTCTAGATTACGAACTTGGTTGCCAAGTCTATTAATCTCTTCCATTAGTTGAATGGACACTAAATCTATTTCTTTTTTCTCTTTTTTCGCTAATTGTTTCATTCGCACAAATGAAAAGATAAGTAACAACATTGCAATTCCAAATAAAATTGTTAAAGCCAAGCCCATCCTATTTTGCCTCCAATAACTGAATCTAAATTCTAGCAAACTTATTATACTACAATCTTGTCGATTTTTGCCCCCAAACATCAAAACAAGTCGAAAGTAATTGAATTTGTTAAAATAAAGTAATCGAATTGTAACGGTAAATAGGAAGATTGTACCTTGATTTTGACTAATATTTTTAAGAGACAAAACAAAAACCCAAATCTTTTCTGATCTGGGTCTCGATGGTAATATCTATAAACTATTAACCTCTTCAGTTACTGTTTTTATAATAAACTCTAAATCTTCTTCTAGAATATTTAACGGCGGGGAAAGGGTTAGGACATTGTTATATCCGGCAACAGTCGCACCATTTTTACCAAGTATTAAGCCTTTTTGTTTACACCCGGCAATGACTTTGTTAACAAGCTCCACTTCTAGTGGTTCCTTAGTAATTTTGTTTTTTACAAGTTCGATTCCGACAAGCAAACCTTTCCCTCTTACATTCCCTACATAGGAATGATCTTGTAGATTGCTAGCTAAGATTTGTTTTAATCGCTCGCCTAGAGTTTTTGAGCGGGCAAAAAGATTTTCGTTTTCCATGATCTCAAGGTTTTTCATCGCAAGTGCGCATGCTGCAGGATTTCCCCCAAAGGTATTTATATGACGGAAATAATCGTATTCCTCTGTTCCTTTAAATGATTCATAGATTTCCTTTCTCACAGCGGTGACTGATAGAGGTAAATAAGCACTCGTAATTCCTTTAGCCATTGTAATGATGTCTGGTGTTACACCATAATTCATGAAGCCGAACGGTTTACCTGTTCTCCCAAAACCACAAATTACTTCATCAACAATGAGCAGAGCTCCATGCTTTTCACAAACCTCTTTTACCCCTTTCATGTACCCATCAGGTGGAATTAAAATGCCACCACCAGTAATAATTGGTTCCATAATCATTCCTGCAATTGTTTCACTTAACTCCCATGTCATGGCACGATCTATGTCTTGGACGGACTTTAATTCGGTTGGCTTACAGTCATCACTTTCTGGGCAGCGGTATGAATCTGGTGGAGCAACATGAATAAAACCGGGTGCTAGTGGCTCATACTTAAACTTTCGTTGTGCCTGACCCGTGGCAGCGAGTGAACCCATCGAATTCCCATGGTATGAGCGGTATCTAGAAATAAACTTATAACGAGATCCTTCTCCTCTTTGCTGATGATATTGTCTCGCAATCTTAAAAGCCGTTTCATTTGCTTCTGAACCGCTATTAGAGAAGAAGATTACATATTCTTCTCCTAGCATTTCGTTGAGCTTTTCAGCTAGTTTAATTGCTGGAGTATGACTTTGCGTAAGCGGATAATAGGCCATTTCCTTTAATTGCTCATAAGCAGCTTCAGCGAGCTCAGTTCTACCATAACCTACGTTTACACACCATAATCCAGCCATCCCATCTAGGTAGCGTTTTCCGGTATAATCTGTTACCCACGACCCCTCTGCTTTCTCAACAACCATTGTCCCATCCGGGTTATAAGGTTTCATCGAATGCCAGACATAATCCTTATCCTTTGAAAGGATATCACTATCTTGTTTCATCTTTGTCATCACGTCTTTCCCCTTTCCATTCATGAAAATCGGACAAAAACACGAGGGGAGTACTCTAGAGGGATACTCTCCCCTTTTTACAACAGTGTATTAATAATCAAAACGGGATGTAATCATTTTTTTACGAGTAAAGAAATTTACTCCATCTTTTCCGTTTACATGAAGGTCTCCATAGAAAGAATCCTTCCAGCCTGAGAATGGGAAAAAGGCCATTGTGGCTGGTACTCCTACATTGATTCCTAGCATACCAGCATCCGCTTCTTGTCTAAATTGTCTAACAGCTCTTGCATCCTTTGTATAGATCGTTGCTCCGTTTCCATAACGAGATTTACGAATATATTCAAGCCCTTCATCAAGATCCTTTGCGCGTAGTAAGCTTAATACAGGCGCAAAAATTTCATCTTTTGCAATTGTCATTTCTGGGGTAACATGGTCAAAAATCGTTGCACCCAAGAAATTTCCTTCCTGCATTTTTTGCATATCCACTCGCCCATCTCTTATAAGTGTAGCGCCTTCTTCTAAGCCTTTTTCAATATAGCCTAACACCTTTTGGCGGTGAGAATCTCTAATTACTGGAGTAAGTAATACCTCATCATCTATTCCATTTCCGATAATCAGTTCATCAGCCTTATTTTTAAGTGCTTCAACAAATTTATCGCCATCTCCAACGACAACAACTGCACTGCACGCCATACAACGTTGACCAGCGCTTCCAAATGTTGAACTAATGATATTAGCTACCGCTTTTTCCATGTCCGCATCTGGCATAACAATGTGATGATTTTTTGCACCTGAAAGAGCTTGAACACGTTTGCCTTGAGCAGCTGCTCTTTCGTAAACATATTTTGCAACCGGTTGTGAGCCAACAAATGATATCGCTTTCACTTCAGGGTGATCTAATAGTCCATTTACAACATCATGTGCACCATGGACAATGTTCAATACGCCTTTTGGAGCACCAGCTTCTGTAAACAATCTAGCAAGCTCATTTGCTAAAATCGGTGTACGTTCTGAAGGCTTAAGTACAAATGTATTTCCACACGCAATTGCTAGTGGGAACATCCACATAGGAACCATCATCGGGAAGTTAAATGGCGTAATTCCTCCAACTACACCTAAAGGAAAACGGAACATTTCTGAATCAATATCCTCGGCGATGTTTGCTAATGTTTCACCCATCATTAACGTTGGGGCACCTGCTGCAAACTCAACACATTCTACTCCTCTTTGTACTTCTCCATGAGCCTCTTTATACGATTTTCCATTTTCTTGAACAATGAGTTGAGCTAACTTTTCATGGTTTTCAGTTAAAAGGTAGTGATATTTATAGAGAATTCTTGCTCTTTTTGGAACCGGTGTATCTCTCCATGTTTTAAAAGCTTCGGAGGCTGCTTTCACCGCCAAGTCTAGATCTTCTTTTGACGAAATTGGCACTCTTGCAAGTATCTCACCGGTTGCCGGGTTTGGAACCTCAAGTGTTTCAGTGCTTGTTGCTTCAACCCATTCTCCGTTAATATAGTTACGTAGAACAACTGTTTCATTTTTAGTTACTGTCATATTGATGCCTCCTCTTACTTGTCTGTAATTCTTATTATACTAATCTATGTTAATTATCGCTCATTTTAAACATGCAATCATTAGACATTGTGTAAAATAAGTGGTGATGATTATTCTACAATGTGAACAAAGAAGAAACCTACATAGGTTGTAGGTTTGGTTATGTTCTTTATAATAGGTTTTATGTTCTCATGCAAGTATCTTTTGTTATTTCGCAAGTATTTTCTTAAATTTCACAAGTATTATAGTAAATGTCGCAAGTATTTCTCTATTAATGCAAGTATTTAAGTTATTCTCACAAGTATTGCAATAATTTCCCAAATAAACTAATTCAAAACCTTTATCCTAGTAAGCCTCCCGCTCAACTTCTGTCATTTTCCTCGCAGCTACTAAATATTCATACGATAATATCATAAATTCGATCGTTAATCGCTTTTCATGGTCCATAAAATCTGGGCCAAGTAGTTTTTCTAGCTTTTGTATCCGATGATAGAGTGTTTGCCTTACAATATAAAGTCTTTTGGCTGTCTCTTGTTTTGAGCCATTGCAGGATAAATAGATTTTTAACGTTTCCATCAATTTTCCGTTGTATTTTTCATCATAAGTAATGATTGGTTCTAGATATTCTAGGACAAGTTCATGTAGGTCTAAGTGGCGGTTTAATTGTGAGATGATCCGATAAATGTGAAGGTCTTCGTAAAAGTGGCTTTCTGCTTTGTTTCCAAGTCTTTCTTGGATCCGAATCGTTTCTAGTGCAGTTTGATAGCTTAAATGGGTTGCAGTTATATCATCTACATATTTTCCAATCGCTATTTTCTTCTTTTGTTCACCTATTTGCGACTTAACATTACATACTCTTTCCATTCCTTGCTTGAATCTTTTTTTCCAGGTTGAACTTCCTCTTTCATTTAAAAAAATAAAAATTAAGGTGTTTCTCTTTTCAATCGCAAATAAACTGAACCCCTGTTGTTCGAAAATCGCTCTAACAAATAGTTTGAAGTAGGTTATATCAGCTGATGAGTACTGGTCAAATGACTCAAGTTTAATTAAACAAACAACTACACCTTTCGTTTGAAACTGTGGGTTTATATAGGATAGGTATTCTTTAATCTCTTCTTCTGTATGTACACCTTCTATCCATCCGTTTAGCCACTCGGTTTCTTCCATCCTTCTCTTTTCTTCTACATAAAGTTCACGTAATAATAACTGAGCAAGTGCCGTTGCGGTCCTATCTAATATAAGGTGGTCAAATTCTGTTAACACTCGATCGTCAGAGCAAATAATCAGCTCAGCATAATGATCACCTAATAGTTGAATTGGATTCCTTTCGATTGAGTAAGATGAACTATCATTTTTTTCAATAGATTGTAAGAGTGATTTCCGCTCATTACTACTGCTGATATCAGGTATAAATTGAACTTCCTCATTGCTAAACAATAGTACCACTTGAACCTGTAGATAATGATGAATGAATTTAAGGATCTCAATATAATTTTCAATTGTTAACAGCTTTTTATTAAGTGCTTGTGAGTAGCTTTCTAGGTCGGATATCATCTGGTACTGACGATGGATGAGGAGTGTGTGAATGTCTTGTGTGATTTCTACGAAAGGGACTTCCTTGTGAAAAACAATAATTGGAAAGTGTGATTGATTTGCTAGATCGATGACTTGTTGTGGAATAGTGGATGTAAAGGTACCAATTTCAATACATAGTCCAGCAGCATCTGAGTCGATTAGTTGTTGGACAAGAGAAAGAAAGATGTCATGGTTGTCCTTCCATGCGACACCTGTTGAAAGGATTAACTCACTTCCATTTAATAGATTACGAATGTTAATAATTTCAACAACATGAACCCATTTTACTAAACGGCCTAGCCCCTCTTCTCCAGCAATGATTTCAACATTTTCAAAATGTTTTCTTTCTAAAATATCCTTAACCATGAGATAAGATTTCAATGCTTCGTCTCCCTTATACATAAATTAAAGAATGATATTAATTATAAAACAGAAATCGTTAATTATCTATATTTTCAGAAAACAACTGAAAAACTGGTATGCTTTTGATTAGCTTACCAGTTTCTAAAGTAAAGACTATTCATTTGGATAATATGCATCGTACTCCTGAATCATTCCGTTGAACTTCTCTCTGTCATAAAAGTCTTCCGACTGCCAATAGGCTTTAATCCATTTGATCACTTCAAATGGTGTGTTACCGTTTCTCAGATTGTTATGACTGTATTTTTCATCATCTGCTTTCAGTTTTAAGAAGAATCCCACATACGCTCCTCCTTTTAGGCTTCTTTAGTTTGTTTGATTAGCGTAACCGAGAAATATTTACGAGCATCCGCCGTTTGAATGTGTAGTGTTTCTTGTTCCTTTTCCTTGTTTTCAAAGTCAACAAAAGCCCCACTTAAATTTTCAGTTATGTTCGCGATTTTATAACCATTTTGAAGTAAAAAATCGATTCGGTCTCGCTCTTGTAAAAATTGTTGATAATCGGACATAGTTTGTTCTCCTTTATCAAATAATTTTTATACTCTTACATCTACACTTTCAGGGATAATGACTGGCTCAGGATCTAGGCTAATTTCCCAATCTCGTCCTGCTGTAATGCCTAAATATTTTTCATCACTTGGGTCTTCAATTTCCGCCTGCTTATACTTATTAAAATACCAATACTTACATAATAAGTAATACATAATCGCTCCTACCCCAAAGCCTACGAAGAAAGAATAAGCCGACAACCAATACGCCGCAAATCCACCGATAACCCATGAAATCATACCGGCCATATTAATACCATTCATGTATTTAAACTGACCATCTGCTTTGTAAAGGTCTTGAACATTAACACGCCTTTTACGTAATACATAGTAATCGGTGAAAAGAATACCTACAATTGCTGAAAGTATTCCTCCTATTACTAGTAAGGCTGGAATAATGATTCCAAATAAACTCCATGGCTGAACTACAATTCCAACAATACCTGCAAGGATAACACCTGCCCAAAATGGAACTTTTGGTCCACCTACATTCGAAAATATTGTCGCTGCAGGAATAACATTTGCAGATGTGTTTGTTGACCATTGTGCTAATACAATCATTAGTAGAAGTACTCCTAAAATAAATCCACTTGCCGCCTGTTGTAGTCCAACTACAGGATCATAGTTCATTACCGCAACATAAGACACAGCACCAATAATAACCATAAATGTATTTGTCAATGGCATCGCAATTACACTACCAGCAATTTGCGCTTTATTCCGTTTGAACCAGTTTCGTTCGTTTTTAGGTGCTTTAAAGAATCGAGAGAGTGATGGCATATCAGCAGCTAAAGTAGCCCAGAATCCCATATTACTCATAACAACAACCATAAACGCGGTAAAAGCTGCACCACCAGTGACTGGATTTTCAACCCATGTCCATACATCCCTACCTTCTGCTAACGCTTTGTCAGATAACGAGACATACATCCAAGCAGAGATTAAAATAATGATTGGAGCTGCTAAATCAGCAAAGCGCTCAACCGCCTTAATTCCTAATGCTGTATTCACTAATTGAACTGTTGCAAAAAGAATGAAACAAACAAACCAATTGTCAAATCCAAAGAGAGTTGCTAAAATAGCATTCATCGCGGTTGCACCAAAATAGGTGTTAATACCAAACCAACAGGAAGCTGTAATTCCACGAACTAATGAAGGAATATGAGTACCGATCGTCCCGAATGGGGCCCGCATGTACACCGGAAAAGAGAGCCCATGTTCAACGCCAATATCCCCGATAATCGTCATGAAAATACCGATTAATACCGATCCTAACAGGGTACCAGCAATTACCCAGCCTAGCGGTAAGGTTTGAATGCCTGAACCACCAATAGCAAAGGCTGCTAAAACAACAGCCATCCCAACCCAAATGACTGAGAAACCAAAGGCACTTATTTTCCTGTTACCATGAGAAATGGGAAGTAAATCTGGAGACTTTAAATAGTTTCCGCCTTTTTCCATACAAACACCCCTTTAATATTTTTAATATTCTGAATAATTTATCCATACTTCTTTATTCAGCAAGGTCATTAGACCAGTGGAAGGCATTCTAACATTCCTTCCACTTTACTCTTCATTTAAAGGGTTACAGACTTGTTCTCTTTTGTTTCAAGCGAGTTTCCGTATTTTGCTCGTTTCACATACTGCCCTGCACCAACTGTTCCAACAAACTGTTTATCTCGAATAACAAATTCTCCTCGTGAGAGAACCGTGACAGGTTCACCGGTAACTTCCATTCCCTCAAAGGCACTATAGTCTACAGCCATATGATGTGTTTCCGCAGAAATGGTTCGCTTTACATTTGGATCGAATATAACTAAATCCGCATCAACACCTACAGCAATGGTCCCTTTTCGTGGGTATAATCCAAATAGTTTTGCAATTCTAGTTGATGTAATATCAACAAACTGATTTAAGGAAATTCTGCCTTTTGTTACACCTTCTGAAAATAAAATGCTAAAGCGATCCTCAATAATTGGACCTCCATTTGGAATTTTAGAAAAGTCTCCTCTTCCTAGTTCTTTTTGTCCTTTAAAATCAAATGAACACTGATCAGATCCAACCGTTTGAAGCTGTCCTGTTTTCAATGCCTTCCATAACTCCTCTTGATTCCATTTCTCTCGAAGTGGTGGTGACCAAACATATTTAGCACCTTCAAAATTCGGTTTTTCAAGGTAAGAAATATCTAATACTAAGTATTGCGGGCAGGTTTCTCCCCATACTTCAATGCCGTTTGCTCTTGCTTCTGCAATTTTTCGAGCGGCATCAGCACAGGATACATGTACAACATATAATTGAGAGTTTGCTAGACCTGTTAATGTCGCAGCTCTTCCTGTTGCCTCTCCCTCAATTTCAGGTGGTCTTGTAAGAGCATGATAGATTGGGTCTGTGTTTCCTTCTCTCAGAGCTTTTTTCACTAAGTAATCAATGACGTCTCCATTTTCAGCGTGAACCATAACAAGAGCCCCGAGCTCCTTAGCGGCAAGTAAGGTTTGGAATAGTGTGTCATCATCAGCCTGAAGGACATTTTTATATGCCATAAACACCTTAAATGAAGTAATTCCTTCGTCATTAATAACGGTTGGTAATTCAGTAAGAACCGCTTCGTTTACTTCACCAATCATTAAATGAAATCCATAATCGATCACCGCTTTACCTTTAGACTTTTTATGCCATACATCAATCGCATTTTTTAATGGTTCACCTTTAGTCGATAAGCAAAAGTCAATGATTGTTGTTGTTCCCCCAAATGCAGCAGCAATCGTACCAGTTTCAAAGTCATCCTTGGTTACCGTTCCTCCAAAAGGCATCTCGAGATGTGTGTGGGGATCAATTCCACCTGGAAACACGTAGCAACCATTTGCATCAACAACCTCTGCTCCTTGTTCAGATAAGTGTTGACCTAGTAAACTAATTACCCCATTTTCTATAAAAATGTCAGCTTGATACGTATCTGATGCTGTAACGATGGTACCGTTTTTGATAAGCTTCTTCATTTTTGCCCTCCTAACAGATGGTTATTTTTTCACAGTTTCGGTACTACAGGAAACCGCTCCTAAGGCAGCTTGACGTTCGTTCCATGTCATAGGTGGAAGTTCATTCGGTATCTCTACCATATCGATTGCACCATCGACTGGACACACAATCGAGCATAAGTTACATCCAACACAATCTACTTCTCTCACTTTTAAAATATTGTAGCCATTGCCATCCTTCAACATATCAATACATTGATGTGACGTGTCTTCACAGGCGATGTGACACTTATTGCAGTTAATACACACATCATTGTTAATTCTGGCAACAATCTTATAATTAAGATCTAAATCGCCCCAGTCTGAGTACTTAGCAACTGACTTTCCGACTAAATCCATTGCAGAAGCCAGCCCTTTTTCATCTAAATAATTACTTAATCCTTCAATCATGTCCTCAACAATCCTAAAACCATGGTGCATTACAGCTGTACATACTTGAACGCCGGTTGCACCCATTAACATAAATTCAACAACATTTTGCCAGTTTGATATTCCGCCAATTCCTGAGATTGGGATATTTATCCTCGGGTTTCTCGCACAGTCTCCAACCATGTGAAGAGCAATTGGCTTAACCGCTGGACCACAATATCCACCATGTGCACCTTTCCCACCAACATGTGGAATGGTGTCCCACGTATTTATGTCGACTCCTGCTAAACTATTAATTGTATTAATCATACTGATGGCATCGGCGCCACCTCTTACTGCTGCCTCTGCCGTTACAGTAATATCTGTAATATTAGGTGTGAGCTTAACAATAACTGGGGTTTTGGCAGCTTCTTTTACCCAGTAAGTTTGCTTTTCAACAAGTTCTGGCACTTGCCCCGAAGCAGATCCCATTCCTCTTTCAGCCATCCCATGTGGACATCCAAAATTTAGCTCTAGACCATCAACTCCAACATCTTCAACTCGTTTTACAATCTCATGCCATTTTTCCTGTTTTGGCTCAACCATAAGCGATGCAATGATCGCATGGTTTGGAAATCGCTTCTTCGTTTCATAGATTTCCTTTAGATTTACCTCTAAAGGTCTATCAGTAATGAGCTCTATATTATTAAACCCAGCAACTCTTTGGCCATTAAAGCTAACCGCTGCAAAACGAGATGACACGTTTAGAATTGGTTCGCCCAGTGTTTTCCAAACAGCTCCGCCCCAACCAGCTTCAAACGCTCGTTGAACCTGATACCCTGAATTCGTTGGAGGAGCAGAAGCTAACCAAAAAGGATTGGGTGATTTTATGCCTGCTAAATTAATACTTAAATCTGCCATTCTCTTACCTCCGTTCTATTTAGTGATTATGCTGTTTCTATCGATTGTTTTGATAATAGTTTATGAATTGCATAAGCGGTCTCTTTGCCTTGTTGTGCTGCAGAAACGACCATGGCCTCACCCTGACCCTTCCCAAAAATAACATCTCCACAAGCAAACACCTTTTCATTGGAGGTTTGATACGTATTCTGATCAATTTTCACAACACCGCCTGAGTGTTCAAGCTGGAACTTCTCAAGCAACTCCACATATCTGGATTGACCGATTGCCTTAATTACAGCATCTACTTCAAGCGTGAACTCAGAGCCCTCAATAGGCACAGGACGCCTACGACCATCTTCACCTGGCTCAGTTAATTTCATCTTGATACATTCAATGGCTTTCACTTGACCTTGCTCATTACCAATAATTCGAGTCGGAGCCGTTAACCATCTGAATTCAACCCCATCTTGCTTAGCGAATTCGTATTCAAAATCATAAGCAGTCATTTCCTCGATTGTTCGTCTGTAAAGGATTTTGACATTTTCAGCCCCGAGACGTACTGAACAGGTTGCACCATCGATTGCTGTATTACCAGCACCAATGACCACTACTTTTTTATCTAAAAATTGATCTGAGATTGGTGTTGTTTTTGTATTTTTCACAAACTCTATCGCGTCGTAGACTCCATTTAATTCTTCACCTGGAATTCCAAGATTCGGCACACTTGACATACCAACTGCTAGAATCACGTAATCGTAGTTATTTAGAATCTCTTCAACCGGAATATCTACTCCAACTCTAGTATTCGTCTGGATTTTCACATCCAAGCTTTTTACTTGGTTTACTTCCCAGAATGAAATCTGCTGTGGCAGTCTAAACGAAACTATACCGTACGTGTTTAATCCACCTGCTTTTTCTTCTGCTTCAAAAATGGTCACATCATACCCTAGTAAACCTAGCTCTCTAGCAGCAGATAAGCCCGCTGGTCCACCACCAACAACGGCAACTGATTTCCCGTTCTTCTGACCAGGCTTGAACAAAACTTGCTCATTTTGAATTGCCCAGTCAGTTGCATATCGCTGTAAATTTCCAATCATGATCGGCTTTGTTGAATGATTTAAAACACATGCACCTTCGCATAATTCCTCTGTTGGACATACTCGTGCACAGCTTGCCCCAATTGGATTGGCTGTCATAATGGTCTTTGCAGAGCCTTTGACATTTCCTGATGCAATCTTTTTTATAAAAGTCGGAATATCAATCCCAGTCGGGCAAGCCTGAATACAGGGAGCATCATAGCAATACAGACAGCGATTCGATTCTTCTATCGCTTCTTGTTTTGTTAGACCTGGATGAACTTCTTGAAAGTTCTTAGATAAATCATTAAATGAAATTCTAGCTTGGTTTCCGTTACTCACCATTTATGCCTCCTTTAGTAGATTTATAAGAATGATGGCTAAATAAGACAGGGCCTTACCATTTGCATGTATGTAAAGCCCTAATGAAATCGAGATTATGGTAATAAGGATGTCATTTCTTGATAAGTTTCCGGACGGCGATCACGATAGAATTGCCATGTATCACGAACCTCACGAATCAACTTTTTATTCATTTCTCCAATGATCACTTCATCTTGATCACGGCTTCCCATTGCAACAAAATTTCCTCGAGGATCAACCAAATATGATTGTCCGTAAAATTCACCCATGTTCCAAGGACCTTCAAACCCTACACGGTTTATTGCCCCTAGAAAGTATCCATTCGCTACAGCATGTGCAGGCTGTTCAAGCTTCCATAAATATTCCGAAAGTCCCGCTACTGTAGCAGAAGGATTGAATACAACTTCAGCACCTTTTAAACCTAGTATTCTAGCACCTTCTGGGAAGTGACGATCATAACAAATATAAACGCCTACTTTTGCAAAAGCCGTATCAAAAACTGGATATCCTAGATTACCAGGTTTAAAATAGAATTTTTCCCAAAAACCATACCCATCATTCCCTACACCAACATGAGGAATGTGCTGCTTACGGTATTTTCCTAGATAGGATCCATCTGCATCTATAACAGCAGCTGTGTTATAGTATGTAGCGATACCCTCTCGTTCATAGATTGGTAATACGATCACAACCCCGAGTTCTTTTGCTAGTTCCTGAAAGCGTTTTGTAGTTGAACCATTAGGGATTTCTTCGGCTGCATCATACCATTTCGTATTTTGCTCAGAGCAAAAGTATGGTCCATAAAAAATCTCTTGAAGGCAGATAATCTGTGCACCTTTTGCCTTAGCCTCTCTTACTAGCTTTATATGTTTTTCAATGGCTTTTTCTTTGTGAACCTCTACTGGTTGGTTTCCATCTACATCGTTCGAAGCTTGAATAAGACCAATTTTCACTTGATCTGACATCGGAAATGCCCCCCT
This window contains:
- a CDS encoding acyltransferase; this encodes MSDQVKIGLIQASNDVDGNQPVEVHKEKAIEKHIKLVREAKAKGAQIICLQEIFYGPYFCSEQNTKWYDAAEEIPNGSTTKRFQELAKELGVVIVLPIYEREGIATYYNTAAVIDADGSYLGKYRKQHIPHVGVGNDGYGFWEKFYFKPGNLGYPVFDTAFAKVGVYICYDRHFPEGARILGLKGAEVVFNPSATVAGLSEYLWKLEQPAHAVANGYFLGAINRVGFEGPWNMGEFYGQSYLVDPRGNFVAMGSRDQDEVIIGEMNKKLIREVRDTWQFYRDRRPETYQEMTSLLP